TCGGAACAAAATTTTTTATACTAGAATTCTAATATCTAGAAAGATCAGATATTCATCCTACGATATAGAAAGTATGCAGCTGATGTGAAAATCACTGGTGTCATCCACATTCCAATCCAAATCGGCAAAGCACCATTTTCAGCTAATGTTTTAGCTGTAGAATTTAAAATGTAATACAATAATACTACGGCAATAGTCAAACCTAAACTAGCCACACCTGCAGAACGTTTGGTGATCGCTCCCGCCAATGCGCCTAATGTGACCACAACAAATGACATGAATGGCATTGCAAACGCCATATGTTGTTGTACGATAACGTTACGAAATGGAATCCCTTTTATGATTCGAGATTCAATTTCATCCGCAAGTTCAAAAAAATTCATTTCTTCTGGATTTCGAACAGGTTTTGAAAAGTATGCTAAATCTTCAGGAAAATCATATGTTTTCTCTGCATATTTTGTTCTTGAAACTAGTTCTAAATTTTGATTGAATCTAACTTCTTCAGCGTCATATAACACCCAACTATGTGGGTTTGGAATGAACTTTGCTTTTTGAGAGGATACAGTATATGTAGGATAACCATCAGGAGTGATTTCAATATAGTTAAATCCTCCCTTGACGGTATTTTCTTTTTCATCGATCCAATAAACGTAGTAAAAACCTTTTTTACCTTTGATATGCAATTGGTAAACAAAATCGATCAACCGATTGGATCCCTTTGCCATTATACTAAATTCTATTTGTGCATTTTTATTGGCGGGTATCACAACGAGTTGTCCAAACAGAGTCATGACGAGCCATATCACGATTCCAAAAAATAAAATAGGAGTGATGATTCGCATAAAGGAAACACCGGCGACCATCATCGCAACAAGTTCCTTGTTAACACTAAACTGACCAATCACAAAACATACAGAAAACATCAAAGCTGGTGCTACAACTTGGTCAACCATAGATGGTAACGAATATAAAACATGTAAATATACATGTGACTGATTGACCTTTGATGAAACTAAATATTTCATTACATCTGTAAATTTATAAATCACAATCATCGAAGTTAACATGATGAGTGTGCCTAAGAAGGTTTTAAAAAAATCAAAAAATAAATATCGGTCGAGAGTTCTAAAAGGAATAAACTCTTTTTTGAACCAGAGAAATGGAGTTAGAATAAGGTTCATTGAATTTCCAATAACAACATACTCATATCATCCGAAATCCGCTTAGCAGAAAAGGACATTGAGTCTTCATATATTACATTTAAAAATTCATCACCTTTTTTGTCAGAATGATTTTTGATGGAAGAAAACAAATGTTCTTCTCCATAAATTTCGCCAGATTCATCAAATACCTCTAAAATCCCATCCGAATACAACAAAATGCGATCTCCAGGTTCAGGGGTGATTTGATAGTTTTTTAAGTTAGGTTTTAAGAATGAAACGATGAGTGTCCCGATTCCCTCTAACAATTTGGGTCCATTGTCTTTCTGAATGAGAATGATTGGAGGGTGTCCAGCTATAGAATATTTGATCTCTTTCGTTTCAGTATCCACAAATAATACGCAAGCACTGATATGATTATTAGGAACAAGAGATTGTAATTCATCATGAATTGCCTTCAAACAATCAGAAGGTTGGTTTGTATTCCCATGAATCTTAAAAGCAAGCACTGCCATTGCAGATACCATGGCAGAAGCAATTCCATGACCAGACACATCGGCAAAAAATAATGCCATTTTACCATCTTCTCTTTCCAAGTAACTGATGGCATCTCCGCCAACTTGGTCAAAAGAGCGAAAAAAAGAATAAAACTTAATTCCTTTTGTTTTTGGCCAATCCGTTGTCACTAAATTTGATTGAGTTTCATTTGCTAATTCCAACTCACTTAACATACGATCTTGGAATTTTTTCAACTGTGATTCCGAAACTCGCAATTTTTCTACAGAACTGAGTCGTATATTGAGAGTTAGATAAGAGACCAAGGCTGGTGTGATGATTGCAGAAAGATAAAGTGATAAATCTACTTGTTGTTCTTTTGAATAAATTCCTACTAAAATTCCTGCAGATGTAACAGTCGCCAAATATGAAACCATCGAACGTCTATCAACAAAGCTTACACCAATACAAGAAAGCACTAATATCATACCCACCAAATAACCAATGTATAACGAATTCCAATACAAGAGTATCAACGAATGAGCACTCATTGTATAAAAAAATACCAACATAATGTATTGGATGTTTTTACGAACCCAATCTACAAAATAAGTGGAGATGAAAAATGATAGAGTAATAGAAGCATGAATGATTCGAATCCATTTTGGATCGTAAAGACCGAGTTCTTCTACAGGTGCAAAAATTCCAAATCCGATAAAACTAGAAAACACAACAAGACATATTCTTGAGATCTTCAGTACCTCATCATCAAGTTTGAATCGATCTTGTATGGATTGTAACATCATACCAAATTTGTGTTCCCAAATTTTATTTTAAAAAGTTCAGGTAAAGCAGACGGTTTTTGTAATTCAAAATCAAACCAAACAAAACTGGCATTTCCTGTTAGGACACATTCATTCTCCTCATTCCACATAGAACAAATGACAGAAAAAGCTCTGGAAGAGATTGTATTGACCTCGAGTGTAATTTCCAAGGTGGCCGGAAAAACAACTTGTTTACGATAATCCATATCTAAATGAGTTAAAACAGGTCCTGCTTTGACGGGTTTTACTGGCGAGTCCCAAAGTCCCTCTTTCGTAAAATAATCAGCACGAGCCGATTCAAAATAACGAACATACGTTACATTGTTGACATGGCCAAAAGCATCCATCTCTCCCCAGACAACTTGTTGAATGAATTTATGTTTGTATTTCGTTGGTTTTGACATTTGTGTTACCGAACTTCGAAAAAAGACAACGAAACCACTTTGTTATTTTTGTCTTTGATTTCCAAACGATACTCTCCTTTTTTTGGTTCCCAGAGATAAGGTTCACCTGCTCTCGCAAGAAATAAATCGTTAAGATGATAAGAATACGAAACATCGTAGGAACTGATTGTAAAGAGGATTTTTTGTCGGCCGTTTGGAATATCAGGATCCAATGCAAAAATACTCCCACTAACCGGAGTCAAAATTCGAAACGATTTCGTTTTTTCAATCGTATTAGGATTTGGTACTTCATCGCTAATTTGTGAATCTACATCCAATGGTTTTAACTGGGAACCAAGTGACTCGTGTAACAAATCCATAGTTTCTCGCCAAACAGGTGCTGCACCTGTAATCCCTGATACATCTAACATAGGGCTTCCCGTAGGATTGCCAACCCATACACCAACTGTATAATGTTCTGAATAACCAATGCACCAATTGTCTCTCATATCTTGGCTTGTCCCTGTTTTGACTGCTGTAAAATAAGAAGTGGATAAAAAATTATCCCAACCAAAACCATAAGACCTTGCTTCACGATCTGATAAAATATCCGAAATCATATAACTGACCTGTGGTGAAAAAATGACAGTTTGCAAAGGTTTTCCTTCCGCTTGTTTCCATTGGACTTTTGAATACATTCCTCCATTGGCAAATACACGGTATGCATTGGTAAGTTCTAATAAATTAATGTCAGCTGCTCCAAGTGCTAAGGATGGACCATAATATTCTGGGTATTGTAATCCTTGGATCCCTAGGTCAGTTAAAATAGAAACAAACTCGTTCACATCTAAAAAAGATAAAGCTCGAATCGCAGGAATATTGAGTGATGATGCGAGACTTTCTCTTACCGTTACATTTCCCTTATACGATTTATCATAGTTTAAAGGACGATAGATGCCTTGGTAAACGGGTATGCCAATTGGTGAATCAGAAAGTATGGAGTTAGGCGTAAGTTTTTTCTGTTGGAAGTTCAATGCATACACAAATGGTTTGAGAGTGGAACCAACTTGTCGTTTGGTACGAATTAAATCTAACTGTGAAACTGAACTCTCTTTACCGATATTTGAAACATAAACGAGAACATTTCCCGTTTTGTTTTCCAATACAATGACAGCACCATCCTTTACATTCCGATTTTCTAATGTTTTGATATTTCTACTTAATATCTCCTCTACTTTTTTTTGGTAGGATAACGAAAGTGATGTATTAACCTTCATAGGTAAATTAGAATGATAATCACCCAAATCCAAAATCGATTTTGCAAATAATGGGACAAAGGATGGATGTTGTGAGTAATCTAAATTACGAAATAATGATTCTCTTACAAATTGCGAAATCACTTCGCAGTCGGATGATTCGCTATCTTTTTCTAATTTTAACAAACACACTCGTTTTGAAATTTTTTGAATGGAACTTTGGGGCGAACGAATCAGAGCAGCGAGTAAATATGATTCATTCGGTGTGAGAGAACTAACTGACTTTCGAAATAACCCTTTCGTAGCTGATGCAATTCCTCTAAGTTCCCCTCGGAAATAAATTAAGTTTAAATAGGCGGTAAAAATTTCTTCTTTTGTCCAAACGGACTCTAACTCCGTTGCACGATTGATTTGTTTAATCTTTTGAAAAAATGATTTTCGATATTTTGGTTTTGGTTGTAATTCAGGATCAAGGATTGCAACAAGTTGCATGGTGATAGTCGAACCACCTCGAAGTGAAAATCCTCTTAAACTCGACCACATGGATGCAACCATCGCATTCCCATCCACACCATTGTGTTCAAAGAATCGTTTATCTTCGGCATGTATGACAGAATCGATCAGAAACTTTGGAAACTCTTTATACTCGACCCATTCTTCGGAACGATATTCCTTTTTCATACGTAGTCTTTGGATGAGTTCCCCTTGCCGATCGTAAAAACTAATATCAGAAGGAGTGAAGTTAGATTTAACTTCTTGGTAAGTGGGAAAAGCCAATAGAATCGAAGGGATATATAGAATAGTAAAACAAACAATCAAAAATTTCCTTTCCAATTTAAATGGAAATAATGTTTTGAATCGAATCATAAGAAAAAACAAAAATTTCACAAAAAGAAAATGTTTGGAGTCAATCTTCCAAAGTTTCTTTTGTTTCATAACCTGTTTCAATAATGAAATGGCTTCCATACTCTCTAATTTTATAAGGAAGATTCACCCAAATATTTTGAATACTTTGGTGTTCTGGAATTTGGCACAGGATTAAAAAAGGTTTGTTTGTCGAAAGGCAAAATTGGTATAAATCTTCCAACATTTCTTTCATACGAGTTGGAGTTTCCGACCAATACGTGTAAGGTGGGTCCAAATAAAAAATATAAGCTAACTCATCCCCCAATTCCCATTTTAACGCATGTTTTGTGGCATCTTTTCGAAACAATTGTACATTTGATAAACCACGAAACAAGGAATGCAAATTACGAAATCTAGTTTGGTCTAACTCATAGGTGAGAAGTCTTTTTACAGACAAACTATAAGCTTCAGCAGAGATCTGACCGCTACCTGCGAAATAATCACAAAACAAAACCGAATCAAATCCAATTCCCCAAGATAACAACTTAGAATCCATCAATGAGAAAATTGCTTTTTTCACAAGGCTATTGGTAAAATTTAAATGCCCTGAAACATCGGGTGGCGTAGGAATTTCTTTTCCTTTCCATTTGCCATGAGAAATCCGTAGACCTTTCATTTATTTTCCAACCGATTTCATTTCTTCTAACTGTGACAAAATATGTTTGGATGGAGCATTGGATTCAATTTCCGTAAAAATCTTTTTTGCCTCGGCTTCATTTTTTAAATCCATAAGGCCTAACCCATACAATAGGAGTGCATCATTGTATTTGGGACTTTGTTTGCCGTACTTTTGAAATTCTTTTCCCCATTCCACTAGTAAGTCGGATTCACCAAACACAAGTGCTCTTTCCATAAACAAATAAATTGCGTTCCAGTAATGTGGCGATACTCTAAAGTTAGGTGATACTTCTTTACCTACTTTGGATTTGAGATTTGACCAATTTTCTTCTGTTGAAACATAGAGAAAAAAAATCCGAGGATCTTTTTCAGATTCGGCTCCATTTAGGTATTGGAGCGATTGTTTGGAAACAAGAGAATAATTACCTTTTTTGAATTCTGCATACAATGTCGAAAATCCTGAAGTTTCGCTCCATAAAATAGTTGGAACGACCAAAAGACAAAAAAGAGAATTGGTATAAGTCAAATTATAGTTCGGTAATATTGGCAGATCCACACATTGGGCAGATCAATTCCCATGAGTCGAGGTATTCATCTTCACCTTCCGCTTCCCACCGATGGTCACAGTCCTCACATGCATACGTTACAACGTCTTCGTTTAGGCTCTCAGCATCGAATTCGTCATCATCTAAAAAGTCATCTTCCATACCCTTCTCACTAAATCACAAAGAAAAAGCCGTGTCAAGTGGGGAGGGCAAAAAAAAATGGGATCAAACGATGGCGATTTACTCCCGGTACGAACCACATAGAAAGAAGAAATCAAAGGCACCGCTATTTTTATTGGTTTTAGCGCTAGGCCTTTCCGCTTTAGGGTTTACCTATAGAAAAGAAATTTATTTTCTTTTTGCCAAAGACCAAAGTGTCAGGGCAGAAAAAACCAAAGAAAAAACGATCGAACTTTGGAAATCAGGGAATCTTAAAGAAAAAGACATCGAGGACTTCCAATCCATTGCCACCACGTATTCAGAAAAAGACCCTACTGATCCAATTGCCTTCCATTTGATCGCTCGAAGTTTGTATTGGAATCTAAATCGTTTGGGGATCCAATTCGATCATGACAGTTTAATCTTACATTTAGGTTCTTCTTTCCGTGAATTTATTGGAAGTTCAGTTCTCGCCGAATCAACATTAGATTCTATTTTTTGGAATGCACGTACAGCTGAAGCATACTCTTCATCACAATTCTCCGATTGGGAAAACAATCGAGTGTTGTTATTTTTAGGAGAAACTCACAGAGGAGTCAAAAGACCACAAGTGCTCGTGGGTGAATATGGGAATTTAGACCGATCCAAGTTATCTTTAGAGCTCCAATCCGTTTATATATGGCTTCTCACTTTTAATACGATGCTTGCAGGAGATGCAGCTGGCTTAGATCATTTGATAACCATTACAAAAGATCCAAATTATAAAATTGGGATCCACTTTTCGCCAAGAGAAGAAAACTTTTTACGTGGTCTTGGTAAGTATTATAAAAAAGATTATGTAGGAGCTTTGTCATTACTCAGACAAGCCAAAACCAATAATCCCGATCGTATCACTGAAACTTCCATTATCACCGAAGCCACGATCTTTCACTTACAAAACTTATCTCAAAAAGGGATTGATCTCTTAGAAGAATTTTATCTATCCAATGGAAAGAAAAATACCGACATACCAATTCTTATCACAAAGTTTATGAAAGAAAAACCAGGCCTCAAAACCAAATTGGATCTAACGTTGGATAAAAAAGAATGAAATTCTATTTATTTATTTCTCAAATTCTACCGAACATCGGCAGAAAAATCAAATGGTTCAAAACTGTTTTTCAACAACTTGGTTCTAAAAAAAGTTTCCTTTGGATTCCATTGAGTATTGGATTGAGTTTCAATTGTGGTCTCTTTTACAAAGGAGTTCCCAAACCTGGAGAATTTTGTTATGTATTATCCAAACCTCCAGAATGTTTGTTTGTAGACTTTGAATCAAAAAAATTATTGTGGGAAGGTGTAGAGTATTCCCTGGATGAAAAACTTCGAATGGATTATTTTTTCCATAAAAACGAAGATTTGTACGAACTCACCGTCTCTACGGTCAATCGAGTAGAAATCAAAAATTTATCAAAATCTAACTTCAATCAGTTTTATATGAGGAAAAAAGAGAAATTTACTGAGATACAAAAAGGAAATTCAAATGATGAAACAAAGCATTGAAGATATCCAAAAAGAAATTATCTCTGAGTTTTCTGAACTCACTGATTGGGAAGAAAAATTCCAATACCTAATTGAGTTAGGTGAAGAATTACCATCGTTTCCTGATGAAAAAAGAACAGATGAGTATTTGGTACCAGGTTGCCAATCACGTGTGTGGGTTGCACCAAAGTTAAGTGAAGGAAAATTAGAATTTGATGCTGATAGTGATACAGCGCTGACAAAAGGACTTATCGCAATTCTCATACGAGTGTTTTCAGGACAAAGTCCAGAAGATATAGCGAATGCCTCACTCGGTTTTATAGAAGAGGTTGGTCTATCAAAGTTTTTATCGATCTCTAGACGAAATGGACTCTTTTCTATGGTACAAAAACTAAAGGGGTACGCAGAAAAAGTATAACACTCTTCTTTTTTCCTTTCCAAACCATTTGAATCTGCTTAGAATTTTCATTCGAATCATCGTTAGGAATTCTATGAAACAAATTCTAATTTTCATTTTAGTTCTTTTTACATTACAATGCGGAAAGGATCTTTCTCCTTTTGGAGGAGAACCAAATGTCACTCCCTTACCCAATCGTTTAAAACCAGAATGGCCAAATCCTGATTGGAAAGTCGTAACACCTGAATCTGTGGGAGTTAAATCCGAGAAACTCAATTTAGTTGAAGAGTATGCATTCACTCGTACAGGAGATGAAACGGATCGAAAAGGGCGGAGAACCGATGCTCTAGTGATCCTTCGGAATGGAAAACTCATTTATGAAAAGTATGCGCGAAATTTCAAAGAAGATAAAGTCCACTTAACTTGGTCTGTGTCCAAAAGTATTTTACAAACTATGTATGGAATCGCTGTAAAACAAGGACTTATCAAGTTAGATGATCCAGGTTATTATCATTACGAACCACTCAGCCGTGATGAAGCTCATAAAAAAATTACAATTCGCCATTTGTTAAATATGTCTTCGGGTCTTGCAGCAGAAGAAGGTTATGAAAGTGGGCCTTTGAAGTCTTCCGTGATCGCTATGTTGTATACAAGGGGTAGAAAGGATATGGGAAGTTTTTGTGCAGACCTACCACTCCGAGCAGAACCTGGAACACAAGTATACTACTCAAGTTGTGATACTAATATCTTATCTGCGATCTTAAAAAAAGTTTATGGAGCGGAAGAGTACGACAAACTCCCATTCGAAAAAATCTTCAAACCATTAGGGATTACAAACGTAACATTTGAACGAGATGGATCAGGGACTTATGTAGGTTCATCATATCTTTATATGACAGCAAGAGACCTTGCTAAAATTGGATATTTATACTTAAATGATGGTGTTTGGAATGGCGAAAGGTTATTACCAGAAGGTTGGGTGGCATTCACAAGGACTCCAGCCCCAGGATACAAAACTACTCCCTATTCTGATGATTTATCCCAAGACAACTATACTGCTCATTGGTATGCCAATACAGGAGTTCCCAACCGAGGGATTCATGAGCCATGGCCAGATGCACCTCATGATACATTTGCAGCAATTGGTCATTGGGGACAAATGTTGTATGTCATACCCAGTTTAGATCTCATCGTAGTACGGTTTGGTGATGATCGTGAAAAAGCTTTTATAAAAAATGATTTTTTAAAATTAATTAAGGAATCGGTGATTCGGTAATCTTATGAAACGTAAAATCTCAGTGATTCTCGCTTTGTTATTTTTGTTCGTTATGTTTTGGGCACAATGGAACTGGAAACATCTTTCCAGTTTTCCATCGATCATTTCCAGTTTTTATTCAAAAGAATATTGCAGTTGTTATTTTGTGGTGGAGTTATCAGAAGAACAGTGCCATGATTTTGCGAGGCAATGGGTTCCTATCAGCGAATTCAAATTAGACAAAGAAAATCGTTCTGTGACGGTGAAAGGACTTGGTCGAACCAATACTGCCAAATTCCAATCGAAAACGTATGGTTGCACTTTATTAAATGAGTGAATCCAATTAACGGTAGTATCGTATCCCTGGAAAAATAAAATTTATGCCAAAGATTAACCCTTTGGCTTTCACCTCTTCCGGTACAGGACCAAAGTTTTGACCTCGGATGGAATCAAGGCAAGCTTGGTCGACTACCACTTGTCCTTGTGAAGAAACTAAACGTACATCCAAAACTTGGCCTTGTTCGCTGAGCATAAACAATACTTTGGTTTCCCCTTCTTTGATCCCTTCTCTTGCCACAACACCCGCCATATCACGGTAGGCATAGTTCCCTCCACCAGGTGGAGCAAAGGATTCTTCAATCCGCTTCAACATATTCTTAAAATAATAATAACCAGCAAGTTGTTTGGTCGGGATAGTTAATGCCTTTGCACCATCCCAGCGAAACAAAAAATCTTGTTGGAACCGATAGTTAAAAGGAATTTTGGTCATCTGACCAGCGCTAGCTGACTGATTAGGACTTTCCTGTGCATTTGAATTGGTTTTTGGATCTGCTTTAAAAATTCCAAACTCAAAAATGTCATCTTCTTTCGTTTGTTCTGCTTTAGGTTGCATTTTACTTGGTGTAGATGCAGCACTTCCCATAATGAATTCTCGAAATTGAGTCAGTGTGTGAAATCCTTGTTTTTCTGTGATTCCGCCACCGCCCGCCGAATCTTTGTTAGATAATGCTTTGTATTCATCTTTTTTGTCTGGATTAATGAACTGTTGTTCGACGAGTACTTCGTATATTTTTTCTTGTTCTTTCGGGCCGAGGTTTTCGATTGATTGTTCTTCTGCCCACATCTTCCATAACATATTCCGAGTGATGAGATGAGCCAAAAAAAAGGAAGAGATTAAGATGACAAATGTGAAGGCGAAGAAGAGACGTTTTTCCCCTTCTTCTTTTTCGGGTAATCGGAAATCAAAAGAGAGTGGGGCCATTTTCACGATTTTCTCCCGTATTTCCAGTATAGGGAAGCCCCAAATGTTCGTAAGCTTTTTTCGTAGCCACTCGGCCTTGGGGAGTGCGGTCGATGAGACCAACACGCACTAGGAATGGCTCATATGTGTCTTCGATGGTTCGTTCTTCTTCGCCAAGTACGACAGCAATTGGTTTGATTCCAACTGGTCCACCACCATAACGCGAAATGAGGATATCTAATATTTGCCTGTCTACGGCATCAAGTCCCAAATGGTCCACACCCATTCGATCAAAAGCATACCGACAGGTTTTCAAACTAACAGACGTTTCGTTGTTGACCTCTGCAAAATCACGCACACGTTTTAATAGATGGTTTGCAATCCTTGGAGTTTTTCGACTCCGTTTACCAACTTCCATGGCAACCCCTTCTCCCAAGTCCACACCAAGTAATTTTGCCGAACGTTCCACAATGATTTGCATCTCTTCATCCGTATAAAAATCAAGTTTGAGGTGGATGCCAAATCTGGATTTGAGTGGATCACTGACAAGACCCGACCTGGTGGTCGCGCCGACTAATGTGAATGGTTGGAGTTGGATTTGTAATGCGTTTGCAGTGACACCTTCTCCTACCACAAGGTCCACAAAAAAGTTTTCCATTGCAGGGTATAAGAGTTCTTCCTGTTTTTTGATGAAACCATGGATTTCATCGATGAAGAGGACTTCATTTGTTTTGAGTAAAGTGAGAAACCGGACCAAATCCGCTCCCTTCGAAATCGCTGGAGCAGAAGTGGGAGTAAAAGCGACTGCTAACTCGTTGGCAATGATATTGGCAAGTGTGGTTTTCCCAAGTCCAGGAGGACCAGAAATGAGTACATGGTCAAGTGTGCTTTTTCGTTTGCGTGCCGCTTCGACATATACCGATAGATTGGCTAATACCTCTTTTTGTCCAATGAACTCAGACAGTTTTGTGGGGCGAAGGTTTGGTTCTTCTTCGCCCGCTTGCATCCAATCTTCTCGTAAACTCACCTCAATTGGGTTTCTTCTCTGGAGTGATGGACGTCAAGATTTCATTTTTATTTCGGATGATTTTTAGTTCGACTCGTTTGCCAATTTTGGAATTTACAATCAAACCAACGAGTTCATCCGGCGTTCGGATTGGTTTTCCATCAAATTCAATGATCACATCCATAAGTTGTAAACCTGCTTTGTTGGCAGGAGAACCTTTGTAGATTTGGTGGACCACTGCTCCTTGGTTGTTTTTCAATCCAAATTGTGCGATATCACGATCTGTGATGTAATCAACACCAGCACCAATCCAAGCTCTTGCGACAACTCCATTCACTTTCAATTCTTCTACCACTCGCCGCGCTTCATTGATGGGAATGGCAAAACCAATTCCATCCGAACCACCCGATTGGCTCACAATCATTCGGTTGATACCAATGACTTCCCCTCTGATATTGAGAAGTGGTCCTCCACTATTCCCTTGGTTGATGGCAGCATCTGTTTGGATATACGCAAGACCAGACCGGTCGAGACCTCCCCTTTGGATGGCGGAGACAACTCCAACGGTAAAAGATTGTTCGAGTCCAAGTGGAGCTCCGATGGCAATCGCCCAGTTCCCCACTCTGACTTTACTGGAATCACCGATCAAACTAGGAACAAGGGTCCCCTTTGGCGCGCTGATCTTTAATAAGGCAATGTCTGCCGTGGGATCCGAACCAATGAGTTTTGCTTCGTATTCACTTTTATTTTTTAACTTCACTGTAAACTTATCCATGTTTTGTACAACATGGTGGTTTGTCATAATGTAACCATCTTCGTTTAATACGATGCCTGATCCAAGTCCCGAAAGTTTTTGTTGTCGAGACCCCTTCCTTTGGTTTTGGGGATTCCCAAAAAAATATTCAAACGGATGTAAAGGTACATTTACTGTCCCTTCTGTGGCAATTGAAACCACACTCGGGGAAACTTTATCAAACACTTCTTGGAACGCATCTTCTAAGGCAACAGCTTGCGTTTGTGCAGGTGATAATTTTTCACCACCATCTGCTTTGAGTTGCAGTGGGTTTTCCGAAGAATTTCCGCATGTGAGGATGGGAGACAAAAATGTCCCGAGTAATAAAAAGCTAAATGCGACGGCTAAGTATCGTAATGGATTCGTTTTTTTCTCAGTCATAGACAATGAATACTCTCTCCTATTATATAAGACCCTAGAAACAGAGGGAAAGTTCCCATTTCTTGGGATCGATTTTTTATAAAAAAACTTGAACAAATTGTAACAAACAAATCAAGTTTTAGTATGGCAACTAAGGTTTTGATTCCCCTCTGTCCAGGATTTGAAGAAATGGAAGCCATCATTCTCATTGATGTTTTGCGGCGTGGGAATGTGCAAGTTGTCTCGGCAAGCAAATCAAAAGAACCGATCATTGCCTCTCGGAACACGATCCATTTAAGTGATACAATTTTCTCTGAAATCAATCCAAACGAATTCGATGCAATTGTTTTGCCAGGTGGACTCAATGGAACAAAGAACTTGATGGCAGAAACAGAAATC
The Leptospira bouyouniensis DNA segment above includes these coding regions:
- a CDS encoding LIC12806 family lipoprotein encodes the protein MKFYLFISQILPNIGRKIKWFKTVFQQLGSKKSFLWIPLSIGLSFNCGLFYKGVPKPGEFCYVLSKPPECLFVDFESKKLLWEGVEYSLDEKLRMDYFFHKNEDLYELTVSTVNRVEIKNLSKSNFNQFYMRKKEKFTEIQKGNSNDETKH
- the pbpC gene encoding penicillin-binding protein 1C, whose translation is MIRFKTLFPFKLERKFLIVCFTILYIPSILLAFPTYQEVKSNFTPSDISFYDRQGELIQRLRMKKEYRSEEWVEYKEFPKFLIDSVIHAEDKRFFEHNGVDGNAMVASMWSSLRGFSLRGGSTITMQLVAILDPELQPKPKYRKSFFQKIKQINRATELESVWTKEEIFTAYLNLIYFRGELRGIASATKGLFRKSVSSLTPNESYLLAALIRSPQSSIQKISKRVCLLKLEKDSESSDCEVISQFVRESLFRNLDYSQHPSFVPLFAKSILDLGDYHSNLPMKVNTSLSLSYQKKVEEILSRNIKTLENRNVKDGAVIVLENKTGNVLVYVSNIGKESSVSQLDLIRTKRQVGSTLKPFVYALNFQQKKLTPNSILSDSPIGIPVYQGIYRPLNYDKSYKGNVTVRESLASSLNIPAIRALSFLDVNEFVSILTDLGIQGLQYPEYYGPSLALGAADINLLELTNAYRVFANGGMYSKVQWKQAEGKPLQTVIFSPQVSYMISDILSDREARSYGFGWDNFLSTSYFTAVKTGTSQDMRDNWCIGYSEHYTVGVWVGNPTGSPMLDVSGITGAAPVWRETMDLLHESLGSQLKPLDVDSQISDEVPNPNTIEKTKSFRILTPVSGSIFALDPDIPNGRQKILFTISSYDVSYSYHLNDLFLARAGEPYLWEPKKGEYRLEIKDKNNKVVSLSFFEVR
- a CDS encoding RsmD family RNA methyltransferase, whose translation is MKGLRISHGKWKGKEIPTPPDVSGHLNFTNSLVKKAIFSLMDSKLLSWGIGFDSVLFCDYFAGSGQISAEAYSLSVKRLLTYELDQTRFRNLHSLFRGLSNVQLFRKDATKHALKWELGDELAYIFYLDPPYTYWSETPTRMKEMLEDLYQFCLSTNKPFLILCQIPEHQSIQNIWVNLPYKIREYGSHFIIETGYETKETLED
- a CDS encoding LptF/LptG family permease, which translates into the protein MNLILTPFLWFKKEFIPFRTLDRYLFFDFFKTFLGTLIMLTSMIVIYKFTDVMKYLVSSKVNQSHVYLHVLYSLPSMVDQVVAPALMFSVCFVIGQFSVNKELVAMMVAGVSFMRIITPILFFGIVIWLVMTLFGQLVVIPANKNAQIEFSIMAKGSNRLIDFVYQLHIKGKKGFYYVYWIDEKENTVKGGFNYIEITPDGYPTYTVSSQKAKFIPNPHSWVLYDAEEVRFNQNLELVSRTKYAEKTYDFPEDLAYFSKPVRNPEEMNFFELADEIESRIIKGIPFRNVIVQQHMAFAMPFMSFVVVTLGALAGAITKRSAGVASLGLTIAVVLLYYILNSTAKTLAENGALPIWIGMWMTPVIFTSAAYFLYRRMNI
- a CDS encoding acyl-CoA thioesterase, with amino-acid sequence MSKPTKYKHKFIQQVVWGEMDAFGHVNNVTYVRYFESARADYFTKEGLWDSPVKPVKAGPVLTHLDMDYRKQVVFPATLEITLEVNTISSRAFSVICSMWNEENECVLTGNASFVWFDFELQKPSALPELFKIKFGNTNLV
- a CDS encoding PP2C family protein-serine/threonine phosphatase codes for the protein MMLQSIQDRFKLDDEVLKISRICLVVFSSFIGFGIFAPVEELGLYDPKWIRIIHASITLSFFISTYFVDWVRKNIQYIMLVFFYTMSAHSLILLYWNSLYIGYLVGMILVLSCIGVSFVDRRSMVSYLATVTSAGILVGIYSKEQQVDLSLYLSAIITPALVSYLTLNIRLSSVEKLRVSESQLKKFQDRMLSELELANETQSNLVTTDWPKTKGIKFYSFFRSFDQVGGDAISYLEREDGKMALFFADVSGHGIASAMVSAMAVLAFKIHGNTNQPSDCLKAIHDELQSLVPNNHISACVLFVDTETKEIKYSIAGHPPIILIQKDNGPKLLEGIGTLIVSFLKPNLKNYQITPEPGDRILLYSDGILEVFDESGEIYGEEHLFSSIKNHSDKKGDEFLNVIYEDSMSFSAKRISDDMSMLLLEIQ
- a CDS encoding SufE family protein, producing the protein MKQSIEDIQKEIISEFSELTDWEEKFQYLIELGEELPSFPDEKRTDEYLVPGCQSRVWVAPKLSEGKLEFDADSDTALTKGLIAILIRVFSGQSPEDIANASLGFIEEVGLSKFLSISRRNGLFSMVQKLKGYAEKV